In Nocardioides sp. JQ2195, a genomic segment contains:
- a CDS encoding excalibur calcium-binding domain-containing protein — MLKYAVGALVAAVALTGCAPSEADGGPSSSAEVRLSTTPSPSAPTTAASTSQAPPPEETTSAPVEPVTDEAEDTALAALALLALKGRAPMTGYDRARFGQAWLDADRNGCDTRNDVLGDLLTDVALESNGCVVGTGVYADPYTGRSIDYRHGDGTLIDIDHVVAMGNAWATGAARWDIRKRAAFANDPLNLLPADASANRQKGDGDAATWLPAYKPFRCEYVARQVAVKQKYGLWVTAPERDAITRVLEGCIDQVLPEDTWGAATEVDHDIKDPGAPAETHTTEPTPAATLAAPSQQPKPKPKPKPLVSVYFENCDAARAAGAAPVRRGGPGYGSHLDRDGDGVGCE; from the coding sequence ATGTTGAAGTACGCCGTGGGCGCGCTGGTTGCTGCCGTCGCGCTGACCGGTTGCGCGCCGAGCGAAGCGGACGGAGGGCCCAGCTCGAGTGCCGAGGTCAGGTTGAGCACCACCCCCAGCCCGAGTGCACCGACCACCGCTGCGTCCACGTCACAGGCTCCGCCGCCGGAGGAGACGACCAGCGCTCCTGTCGAACCGGTCACCGACGAGGCCGAGGACACCGCCCTCGCGGCACTGGCCCTGCTCGCGCTCAAGGGGCGGGCGCCGATGACGGGCTACGACCGGGCCCGGTTCGGACAAGCTTGGCTCGACGCCGACCGGAACGGCTGCGACACCCGCAACGACGTGCTCGGCGACCTGCTGACCGACGTCGCGCTGGAGTCCAACGGCTGCGTGGTCGGCACCGGGGTGTACGCCGACCCCTACACCGGCCGCTCCATCGACTACCGCCACGGCGACGGGACCCTGATCGACATCGACCATGTGGTCGCGATGGGCAACGCGTGGGCGACGGGTGCCGCTCGGTGGGACATCAGGAAGCGGGCAGCGTTCGCGAACGACCCGTTGAACCTGCTGCCGGCCGACGCCAGCGCCAACCGGCAGAAGGGTGACGGCGACGCGGCGACCTGGCTGCCGGCGTACAAGCCGTTCCGGTGTGAGTACGTCGCCCGGCAGGTGGCGGTCAAGCAGAAGTACGGGCTGTGGGTGACCGCTCCCGAGAGGGACGCGATCACCCGAGTCCTGGAAGGCTGCATCGACCAGGTGCTGCCGGAGGACACCTGGGGGGCGGCCACCGAGGTCGACCACGACATCAAGGACCCGGGCGCGCCCGCCGAGACGCACACCACCGAGCCCACACCGGCCGCGACGCTCGCCGCACCCTCCCAGCAGCCCAAGCCGAAGCCGAAGCCGAAGCCGCTCGTCTCCGTCTACTTCGAGAACTGCGATGCTGCGCGGGCAGCCGGTGCGGCGCCGGTGCGCCGGGGCGGCCCCGGCTACGGGTCGCACCTGGACCGTGACGGCGACGGCGTCGGCTGCGAGTAG
- the dtd gene encoding D-aminoacyl-tRNA deacylase has protein sequence MRAVVQRASSASVTVAGEVVGHFDGPGLVVLLGVTHDDGPDDVAWLARKVRGVRILQDEKSASDVDAPILVVSQFTLYGEARKGRRPTWAAAAPGAVSEPLYDAFCGELESLGSRVERGRFGADMAVSLVNDGPVTLILDSP, from the coding sequence ATGAGAGCCGTGGTGCAGCGGGCCTCGTCGGCATCGGTCACCGTTGCCGGCGAGGTCGTCGGACACTTCGACGGGCCGGGGCTGGTCGTGCTCCTCGGCGTCACCCACGACGACGGCCCCGACGACGTCGCGTGGCTCGCGCGCAAGGTGCGCGGCGTCCGCATCCTGCAGGACGAGAAGTCCGCCTCCGACGTCGACGCGCCGATCCTGGTGGTCAGCCAGTTCACGCTGTACGGCGAGGCGCGCAAGGGCCGCCGGCCCACGTGGGCCGCGGCCGCACCGGGCGCTGTGAGCGAGCCGTTGTACGACGCGTTCTGCGGTGAGCTCGAGTCCCTCGGGTCACGCGTGGAACGAGGTCGCTTCGGAGCCGACATGGCGGTCTCCCTGGTCAACGACGGACCGGTCACGCTGATCCTCGACTCACCCTGA
- a CDS encoding LysR substrate-binding domain-containing protein, producing MLLRDLEWLLLLAEHENVTDASAVIGTSQPTLSRALSRLEDELDARLFERVPSGVVATPDGELVVEAARDIVRRHTLLRDELRARHDPDAGTVRLAFVSSMATSLVPQVLRDFHAHAPGVRVVLRQESGLDIVGDLASRAADLAITSMRPEGAFGWHVVQRESLVVVVPAKHRLRRRKRIALSDLAGDELVTTPSGFGYRAAVEDLMREAGIVLPISFESTDLATIEGLVAAGLGVAIVPEQFAGLSGTVGIKLDSAAARRTIGLTWRTDVPLPPPAQRMLDFVRDR from the coding sequence ATGTTGCTGCGTGATCTCGAGTGGTTGCTGCTCCTCGCCGAGCACGAGAACGTGACCGACGCCTCAGCGGTGATCGGCACGAGCCAGCCCACGCTCTCGCGCGCGTTGTCGCGCTTGGAGGACGAGCTCGACGCGAGGCTCTTCGAGCGGGTGCCGTCCGGGGTCGTGGCGACGCCTGACGGGGAGCTCGTGGTCGAGGCCGCTCGCGACATCGTGCGACGCCACACTCTCCTGCGTGACGAGCTGCGGGCCCGCCACGATCCCGATGCCGGCACGGTGCGGCTGGCATTCGTCAGCTCGATGGCGACGTCGCTCGTGCCACAGGTGCTGCGGGACTTCCACGCCCATGCCCCGGGGGTGCGCGTGGTGCTCCGCCAGGAGTCCGGGCTCGACATCGTGGGCGACCTGGCGTCCCGGGCGGCCGACCTGGCGATCACCTCCATGCGGCCCGAGGGCGCCTTCGGGTGGCATGTCGTCCAGCGCGAGAGCCTCGTGGTCGTCGTGCCTGCCAAGCACCGGTTGCGGCGCCGCAAGCGCATCGCGCTCTCCGACCTGGCCGGCGACGAGCTGGTCACCACGCCCAGTGGCTTCGGTTATCGGGCCGCGGTGGAGGACCTGATGCGCGAGGCGGGCATCGTGCTGCCTATCTCCTTCGAGAGCACGGACCTGGCCACGATCGAGGGCCTGGTCGCCGCCGGGCTGGGGGTGGCAATCGTTCCCGAGCAGTTCGCCGGGCTCTCGGGCACCGTGGGGATCAAGCTCGACTCAGCGGCCGCTCGACGCACGATCGGCCTGACCTGGCGCACGGACGTGCCCTTGCCTCCTCCGGCCCAGCGAATGCTCGACTTCGTTCGCGACCGGTGA
- a CDS encoding ABC transporter permease: MTDPHPVDVEPLDRQSASEAPEGTEPTGKAKGRVITREMALMLAVPPILVAAMFGGFVWWRQTAELDVVESNQLAWNVLFQSRWTEVFPSWNPADWHAPFPSWNPATWYDGPLLQGLIWEHVLLTVVSAIIVVLAAVPLGIMLTRRGLNVLAPFVVGIANAGQAAPSVGLIVLLFLWLQGGFWTAVIALSLYGILPVLRNTIVGIQGVDPTLVEAGRGIGMTGSMTLFKIELPLSIPVIMAGVRTSLVLIAGTASLGCFIDAGGLGEILQTGITLFKFSLMVTGALLIALLALLIEWLGRVLELVTRPKGI; this comes from the coding sequence ATGACTGACCCCCACCCGGTCGATGTCGAGCCGCTCGATCGGCAGTCGGCATCTGAGGCCCCCGAGGGGACCGAGCCCACGGGCAAGGCCAAGGGCCGGGTCATCACACGCGAGATGGCCCTGATGCTGGCCGTGCCACCGATCCTGGTCGCGGCGATGTTCGGCGGCTTCGTCTGGTGGCGACAGACCGCCGAGCTCGACGTGGTCGAGTCGAACCAGCTGGCGTGGAACGTGCTGTTCCAGAGTCGGTGGACCGAGGTGTTCCCGAGCTGGAACCCGGCCGACTGGCACGCGCCGTTCCCGAGCTGGAACCCCGCCACGTGGTACGACGGCCCCTTGCTGCAGGGCTTGATCTGGGAGCACGTCCTCCTGACGGTCGTCTCGGCGATCATCGTGGTGCTCGCCGCCGTACCCCTGGGCATCATGCTCACCCGCCGGGGGCTGAACGTGCTGGCGCCCTTCGTGGTCGGCATCGCGAACGCCGGGCAGGCGGCACCCTCCGTGGGACTGATCGTGCTGCTCTTCCTCTGGCTCCAGGGCGGCTTCTGGACCGCGGTCATCGCACTCAGCCTCTATGGAATCCTTCCCGTGCTGCGCAACACCATCGTCGGCATCCAGGGCGTGGACCCGACCTTGGTCGAAGCCGGTCGTGGGATCGGGATGACCGGTTCGATGACGCTGTTCAAGATCGAGCTGCCGCTCTCGATCCCGGTGATCATGGCCGGAGTGCGCACCTCGCTCGTGCTGATCGCCGGCACCGCGTCCCTCGGCTGCTTCATCGACGCCGGTGGTCTGGGCGAGATCCTGCAGACCGGCATCACGCTCTTCAAGTTCTCACTGATGGTGACCGGCGCCCTCCTGATCGCCTTGCTGGCGCTGTTGATCGAGTGGCTCGGACGTGTCCTCGAGCTGGTCACCCGACCGAAGGGGATCTGA
- a CDS encoding glycine betaine ABC transporter substrate-binding protein — MNDARRRRRGRLGLVSVVSAMSLLLSSCFLGTAAGPIRQGELAGPVADVKSMDGLKISIGSKNFSENIILGKMAVSLLASAGADVTDLTNIPGSAAARQAQLEGQIEAMWEYTGTGWITYLGHTDPIPDEQKQYVAVRDEDLEKNDLVWLPPAPMNNTYGFAITPEVKKRFGITKLSEIQKLPVKERTFCVESEFTNRPDGLPGMLKTYDIPLGRNGVPQSNLKTYQTGAVYSATAKGECNFGEVFTTDGRIVALDLTVLEDDRSYFPKYNVSLVVNEDILEDYPQIEELFAPVTEKLTDEVLLKLNAQVDVEGKEPVDVAFDWLKKEGFVK, encoded by the coding sequence ATGAACGACGCACGGCGTCGCCGACGCGGTCGGCTCGGGTTGGTCAGTGTCGTCTCCGCCATGTCGCTGCTGCTCAGCAGCTGTTTCCTCGGCACCGCTGCTGGTCCGATCCGCCAGGGCGAGCTCGCCGGGCCGGTGGCCGACGTGAAGTCGATGGACGGACTCAAGATCTCCATCGGCTCGAAGAACTTCAGCGAGAACATCATCCTCGGCAAGATGGCGGTGTCGTTGCTCGCCTCGGCAGGTGCCGATGTCACCGACCTGACGAACATCCCCGGGAGCGCGGCGGCCAGGCAGGCGCAGCTCGAGGGGCAGATCGAGGCGATGTGGGAATACACCGGCACCGGGTGGATCACCTACCTCGGCCACACCGACCCGATCCCCGACGAGCAGAAGCAGTATGTCGCCGTGCGCGACGAGGACCTCGAGAAGAACGACCTGGTCTGGCTGCCGCCTGCGCCGATGAACAACACCTACGGCTTCGCGATCACCCCCGAGGTGAAGAAGCGCTTCGGCATCACCAAGCTCTCGGAGATCCAGAAGCTCCCGGTCAAGGAGCGCACGTTCTGCGTGGAGTCGGAGTTCACCAACCGGCCGGACGGCTTGCCCGGGATGCTCAAGACCTATGACATCCCGCTCGGACGCAACGGCGTACCCCAGTCCAACCTGAAGACCTACCAGACGGGTGCGGTCTACAGCGCGACGGCGAAGGGGGAGTGCAACTTCGGTGAGGTGTTCACCACCGACGGTCGCATCGTGGCGCTCGACCTCACCGTCCTCGAGGACGACCGGTCCTACTTCCCGAAGTACAACGTGTCCCTCGTGGTCAACGAGGACATCCTCGAGGACTACCCGCAGATCGAGGAGCTCTTCGCGCCCGTGACCGAGAAGCTCACCGATGAGGTGCTGCTGAAGCTCAACGCGCAGGTGGACGTCGAAGGGAAGGAACCGGTCGACGTGGCCTTCGACTGGTTGAAGAAGGAAGGCTTCGTCAAGTAG
- a CDS encoding MFS transporter encodes MSTTTPSIRDTTRDEQPIFLGHSPGSLGYRRIMVAMFAAGLATFVLLYSTQALLPAFGREFGVSPSASTLTVSLTTAALALALLVAGPVSEIVGRTRLIHLSMWASVVVAAACALAPNWSSLVGLRMLAGLALAGLPAVATAYLREELHPSAQARAVGLYIGGTGIGGMAGRLVTAPIADVAGWRWAMGAAAVFALVCAVLVGVLLPASRNFHPSPASRATLVRMARDALTDRALLALYLLGACVVGTLVATLNALGFRLTSSPFHLSLGAVALIYLVYALGTASSIAAGRLSDLHDRRDVVPFGCAIALIGVALTLSSVLPVVVVGIALITIGFFWMHGIASSWVTVRAHASGASTSQAASFYLFSYYVGSSVFGNLGATAWTHAGWHGVVLLTSGLLLVSAALIAFLRHVPALAPAQHRTPAAA; translated from the coding sequence GTGAGCACCACGACGCCTTCCATCCGCGACACGACGCGGGACGAGCAGCCGATCTTCCTCGGCCACTCCCCCGGAAGCCTCGGCTACCGGCGCATCATGGTGGCGATGTTTGCCGCCGGGCTGGCCACCTTCGTGCTGCTCTACTCCACACAGGCGCTGCTGCCGGCCTTCGGGCGTGAGTTCGGCGTCTCGCCCAGCGCCAGCACCCTGACCGTCTCGCTCACCACCGCTGCCCTGGCCCTGGCGCTCCTGGTCGCCGGGCCGGTCTCGGAGATCGTCGGGCGCACGAGGTTGATCCACCTCTCGATGTGGGCCTCGGTGGTGGTCGCCGCGGCCTGCGCGCTGGCTCCCAACTGGTCCAGCCTGGTCGGCCTGCGCATGCTGGCCGGCTTGGCTCTGGCCGGACTGCCGGCCGTCGCCACGGCGTACCTCCGCGAGGAGCTGCATCCCTCCGCCCAGGCCCGTGCGGTCGGCCTCTACATCGGCGGCACCGGCATCGGCGGGATGGCCGGACGCCTCGTCACAGCGCCGATCGCCGACGTCGCCGGCTGGCGCTGGGCGATGGGAGCGGCTGCCGTCTTTGCGCTGGTCTGCGCAGTGCTGGTCGGCGTGCTCCTGCCGGCCTCCCGCAACTTCCACCCCTCGCCCGCCAGTCGCGCCACCCTGGTCCGGATGGCTCGCGACGCCCTGACCGATCGCGCGTTGCTCGCGCTCTACCTCCTCGGCGCGTGCGTGGTCGGCACCTTGGTCGCCACCCTCAACGCCCTCGGCTTCCGGCTCACCTCGTCACCGTTCCACCTGAGCCTGGGCGCGGTCGCGTTGATCTACCTGGTCTACGCCCTGGGCACGGCGAGCTCGATCGCCGCCGGCCGTCTCTCGGATCTCCACGACCGCCGCGACGTGGTGCCGTTCGGTTGCGCCATCGCGCTGATCGGCGTCGCGCTGACACTGAGCTCCGTCCTGCCCGTGGTGGTCGTGGGCATCGCGCTGATCACCATCGGATTCTTCTGGATGCACGGCATCGCCAGCAGCTGGGTGACCGTGCGGGCCCATGCGTCCGGCGCCAGCACGAGTCAGGCGGCCTCGTTCTACCTGTTCTCCTACTACGTCGGCTCGTCGGTCTTCGGCAACCTCGGGGCGACCGCTTGGACCCACGCCGGCTGGCACGGCGTCGTATTGCTGACCAGTGGACTGCTGCTGGTCAGCGCCGCGCTGATCGCCTTTCTGCGCCACGTCCCAGCGCTGGCGCCTGCTCAGCACCGGACACCCGCGGCAGCCTGA
- a CDS encoding DUF6318 family protein, with the protein MKIVGVGRSMAAAALAVALLGLAGCSDDDANADDEPSSTMTPTASTSPTASESSTPEEPTLPEWPAAADGTGDKAARAFARYWLEMVNYAQSTGDTAPLEDLHTPECSACTSGVDQVKSDWSHGRTLRGGEYRIDHLGTRRSSEKLINIAEIRAQYSKQEKISRSGKVLEVIEPARVAYRLYLRRDGGRWVVAALEVWQ; encoded by the coding sequence GTGAAGATCGTGGGCGTTGGTCGATCAATGGCCGCGGCGGCACTGGCCGTGGCCTTGCTGGGGCTCGCCGGGTGCTCCGACGACGACGCGAACGCTGACGACGAGCCGTCATCGACGATGACGCCCACGGCATCGACCAGCCCGACGGCCTCCGAGTCGTCCACGCCCGAGGAGCCCACGCTCCCGGAGTGGCCCGCAGCCGCCGACGGCACCGGCGACAAGGCCGCCCGCGCCTTCGCACGCTACTGGCTGGAGATGGTCAACTACGCGCAGTCGACCGGCGACACCGCGCCACTCGAAGATCTGCACACCCCGGAATGCAGCGCCTGCACGAGCGGAGTCGACCAGGTCAAGTCGGACTGGAGCCATGGCAGGACCCTGCGGGGAGGCGAATATCGAATCGATCATCTCGGAACCCGGCGATCTTCAGAGAAGCTGATCAACATCGCTGAGATTCGCGCGCAATATTCCAAACAAGAGAAGATCTCGCGCTCAGGGAAGGTCCTTGAAGTCATAGAGCCCGCACGAGTGGCCTATCGCTTATATCTACGCAGGGACGGCGGCAGATGGGTGGTTGCTGCTTTGGAGGTCTGGCAATGA
- a CDS encoding ABC transporter ATP-binding protein, whose product MTDIEAADSAKHRDEGGGDGRSISGAELRLENVVKRYPGQKVAAVESLTLTIPAGEIVTFVGPSGCGKTTSLKMINRLIEPTSGTILIDGQDIKQDSASSLRRKIGYVIQGGSLFPHMTVATNVGVVPKMLGWDKKRISARTDELLDLVGLDPDRYRDRYPRELSGGQQQRVGVARGLAADPPVILMDEPFGAVDPITRQRLQDELISIQRELGKTIVCVTHDIDEAIKLGDRILILQEGAHIAQYDTPENILAAPANDFVADFVGAGSTLKQLSLTRVRSLDLSHPTMAHVGDEMAPVIQAAEQAGDETVVVLDERERPVAWPWLRQMRNNPRVLSSPRENLVTLDQAATLNDALDTMLTAAHSKAIVTGDRDKYLGVIDFETVTDHMRQAEREAAENVEQARAADAAAPPGGDPTGEGSHD is encoded by the coding sequence ATGACCGACATCGAGGCCGCCGACTCCGCGAAGCACCGCGACGAGGGTGGTGGTGACGGCAGGTCCATCAGTGGCGCCGAGCTGCGCCTCGAGAACGTGGTGAAGCGCTACCCGGGGCAGAAGGTCGCCGCCGTCGAGTCGCTCACGCTGACCATCCCCGCGGGCGAGATCGTCACGTTCGTCGGGCCTTCCGGCTGCGGCAAGACCACGTCGCTGAAGATGATCAACCGGCTGATCGAGCCGACCTCGGGGACGATCCTGATCGACGGCCAGGACATCAAGCAGGACAGCGCCAGCAGCCTGCGGCGCAAGATCGGCTACGTCATCCAGGGTGGGAGCCTGTTCCCGCACATGACGGTTGCCACCAACGTCGGCGTCGTGCCGAAGATGCTCGGCTGGGACAAGAAGCGGATCAGTGCCCGCACCGACGAGCTCCTCGACCTGGTCGGTCTCGACCCCGACCGCTATCGGGACCGTTATCCGCGTGAGCTCTCCGGTGGCCAGCAGCAACGTGTCGGTGTGGCGCGCGGGCTGGCCGCGGATCCGCCGGTCATCCTCATGGATGAGCCCTTCGGGGCGGTTGACCCGATCACTCGGCAACGGCTCCAGGACGAGCTGATCAGCATCCAGCGCGAGCTGGGCAAGACCATCGTGTGCGTCACCCACGACATCGACGAGGCGATCAAGCTCGGAGACCGCATCCTGATCCTCCAGGAGGGCGCCCACATCGCCCAGTACGACACCCCCGAGAACATCCTGGCCGCACCGGCCAACGACTTCGTCGCGGACTTCGTCGGGGCCGGGTCGACACTCAAGCAGCTCTCGCTGACCCGTGTGCGCAGCCTCGACCTCAGCCACCCGACGATGGCCCATGTCGGGGACGAGATGGCGCCGGTGATCCAGGCCGCGGAGCAGGCCGGCGACGAGACCGTCGTCGTCCTCGACGAGCGGGAGCGCCCCGTTGCCTGGCCGTGGCTGCGCCAGATGCGCAACAACCCGCGGGTGCTGAGCTCGCCGCGCGAGAACCTGGTCACCCTCGACCAGGCAGCGACCCTCAACGACGCGCTCGACACGATGCTCACCGCGGCGCACTCGAAGGCGATCGTCACCGGCGACCGCGACAAGTATCTCGGTGTCATCGACTTCGAGACCGTCACCGACCACATGCGCCAGGCCGAACGCGAGGCGGCCGAGAACGTGGAGCAGGCCAGGGCAGCGGACGCCGCGGCGCCTCCCGGCGGCGACCCGACGGGGGAGGGCAGCCATGACTGA
- a CDS encoding TOPRIM nucleotidyl transferase/hydrolase domain-containing protein, producing the protein MPGVGRASRWIVLVEGASDRAALLALAARDGRDLAAAGVEIVSMDGVTNTRAFARHYGPGGDDLRLAGLYDAPEEEFVRRGLAAAGLPVAGRPAAGLPAAGHSGAGHSGAGHSEARVSEALQVGSRDPDALARLGFFRCTRDLEDELIRAVGIDQVEAVIEANGEGRSLRLLTQMPAQAGWTREELLRRFMTSQSGRKARYAQLLVDAAPADRVPAPLRDLLAWVCDAPPREEGAAR; encoded by the coding sequence ATGCCAGGAGTCGGCCGAGCGTCACGGTGGATCGTCCTCGTCGAGGGCGCCAGCGACCGGGCGGCGCTGCTGGCGTTGGCGGCACGCGACGGCCGAGACCTGGCGGCCGCGGGCGTGGAGATCGTGTCGATGGACGGCGTCACCAACACTCGCGCCTTCGCCCGGCACTACGGCCCCGGTGGGGACGACCTGCGCCTCGCCGGGCTCTACGACGCGCCCGAGGAGGAGTTCGTGCGCCGCGGGCTCGCAGCGGCCGGGCTTCCGGTGGCGGGACGCCCGGCGGCCGGGCTCCCGGCGGCCGGGCACTCGGGGGCCGGGCACTCGGGGGCCGGGCACTCGGAGGCCAGAGTCTCCGAGGCGTTGCAGGTCGGGTCACGGGACCCTGATGCCCTGGCCCGGTTGGGATTCTTCAGGTGCACCCGAGACCTGGAGGACGAGCTGATCAGGGCCGTCGGCATCGACCAGGTCGAGGCAGTCATCGAGGCCAACGGCGAGGGCCGGTCGTTGCGCCTGCTGACCCAGATGCCGGCCCAGGCCGGGTGGACGCGCGAGGAATTGCTGCGGCGCTTCATGACGTCTCAGTCGGGCCGCAAGGCTCGGTACGCGCAGCTGCTGGTCGATGCTGCTCCGGCCGACCGGGTGCCGGCGCCGTTGCGGGACCTCCTCGCGTGGGTCTGCGATGCCCCTCCTCGTGAGGAGGGCGCCGCCCGCTGA
- a CDS encoding dicarboxylate/amino acid:cation symporter, with translation MSSSSTTATPDKQRRRWLPSFGVQVLIGLVVGVILGLVARSMGADGVDAATGETDPNWLTETLTTVGSTFVTLLRTVVPPLVFLAIVASIANLREVTGAARLAWKTLQWFAITALIAVSIGIVLGLVLEPGKHTSVTEAAAEAPGTTGSWLDFLTGLVPANVMGLEASANGDGSVGLSFNVLQILVVAIAVGIATLKVGKAAEPFLVVVRSALAIVQKVLWWIILLAPIATVGLLGNAVASYGWDALGSLGTFAGAIYLGLALVMFVVYPILLRANGLSIKQFFSGAWPAIQLAFVSRSSIGTMPVTQSVTERNLGVPPAYASFAVPLGATTKMDGCASIYPAISAIFVAQFFGVDLALTDYVLIVFVSVIGSAATAGVTGATVMLTLTLSTLGLPLEGVGLLLAIDPILDMGRTATNVAGQALVPTLVAKREGLLDHTSYDASRHGEVWQDDPKLSPVAA, from the coding sequence ATGAGCTCCAGCAGCACGACCGCCACACCCGACAAGCAGCGTCGGCGTTGGCTCCCTTCCTTCGGCGTCCAGGTCCTCATCGGCCTGGTGGTCGGTGTCATCCTCGGCCTCGTCGCCCGCTCGATGGGCGCCGACGGAGTCGATGCGGCCACCGGTGAGACCGACCCGAACTGGCTCACCGAGACGCTGACCACCGTCGGCAGCACCTTCGTCACGCTGCTCCGGACGGTCGTGCCACCTCTGGTGTTCCTGGCGATCGTCGCCTCGATCGCCAACCTGCGGGAGGTGACCGGAGCTGCCCGCCTGGCCTGGAAGACCCTGCAGTGGTTTGCGATCACCGCCTTGATCGCGGTCTCCATCGGCATCGTGCTCGGGCTGGTGCTCGAGCCGGGCAAGCACACCAGCGTCACGGAGGCAGCCGCCGAGGCGCCGGGCACCACCGGCTCGTGGCTCGACTTCCTCACCGGGCTGGTCCCCGCCAACGTGATGGGCCTCGAGGCGAGCGCGAACGGCGACGGCTCCGTCGGGCTCTCCTTCAACGTGCTGCAGATCCTGGTCGTCGCGATCGCGGTCGGCATCGCCACCCTCAAGGTGGGGAAGGCGGCCGAGCCGTTCCTGGTGGTCGTGCGCTCCGCGCTGGCCATCGTCCAGAAGGTGCTCTGGTGGATCATCCTGCTGGCCCCGATCGCCACCGTCGGCCTCCTCGGCAACGCGGTCGCGTCCTACGGATGGGACGCCCTCGGCTCGCTCGGCACGTTCGCCGGAGCGATCTACCTCGGCCTCGCGCTCGTGATGTTCGTCGTCTACCCGATCCTGCTGCGCGCCAACGGCCTGTCGATCAAGCAGTTCTTCTCCGGCGCCTGGCCGGCGATCCAGCTGGCGTTCGTGTCGCGCTCGTCGATCGGAACCATGCCGGTCACCCAGTCCGTCACCGAGCGCAACCTCGGGGTGCCGCCGGCGTACGCGTCCTTCGCGGTGCCGCTCGGTGCGACCACCAAGATGGACGGTTGCGCCTCCATCTACCCGGCGATCTCGGCGATCTTCGTGGCCCAGTTCTTCGGCGTCGACCTCGCCCTCACCGACTACGTCCTGATCGTCTTCGTCTCGGTGATCGGTTCGGCGGCCACCGCTGGTGTCACCGGCGCGACCGTCATGCTGACGCTCACTCTGTCGACGCTCGGTCTCCCGCTCGAGGGCGTCGGTCTGCTGCTGGCGATCGACCCCATCCTCGACATGGGACGCACGGCGACCAACGTGGCCGGCCAGGCCCTGGTGCCGACGCTGGTGGCCAAGCGCGAAGGCTTGCTCGACCACACGTCGTACGACGCCTCGCGTCACGGCGAGGTCTGGCAGGACGACCCGAAGCTGTCTCCGGTCGCGGCCTGA
- a CDS encoding helix-hairpin-helix domain-containing protein: protein MSLQHNLIDRGKWYYTLTIASCGLFAWVPFLHAASRLKGRGLGRLAAIFGAGAAISTILISAAPNDPNGDPTGPLSTVGAILTLALMIFACVKLSPIRAEIYPDRYAYRPAPVVDASIQNALAAREHRAKARQIAENDPSLARDLRIGRPDLQREYYDGGLVDLNNAPKEVIAKHCGLPDEAAERIVSHRALYSEGFSSVEEVIVVSDQTATHAGFLRDRGVVLPR from the coding sequence GTGAGCCTCCAGCACAACCTGATCGACCGGGGCAAGTGGTACTACACCCTCACCATCGCGTCGTGCGGCCTCTTCGCGTGGGTTCCCTTCCTCCATGCCGCCTCGCGGTTGAAGGGTCGCGGTCTCGGACGTCTGGCGGCGATCTTCGGTGCCGGCGCGGCGATCTCCACGATCCTGATCTCCGCGGCGCCGAACGACCCCAACGGCGATCCGACGGGTCCGTTGTCCACCGTCGGCGCGATCCTGACCTTGGCACTGATGATCTTCGCCTGCGTGAAGCTGAGCCCGATCCGAGCCGAGATCTATCCGGACCGGTATGCCTACCGGCCCGCCCCCGTGGTCGATGCTTCGATCCAGAACGCCTTGGCGGCCCGTGAGCACCGGGCGAAGGCCAGACAGATCGCGGAGAACGACCCCTCGTTGGCGCGCGACCTGCGGATCGGACGGCCCGACCTGCAGCGCGAATACTACGACGGCGGTCTGGTCGACCTGAACAACGCCCCCAAGGAAGTGATTGCCAAGCACTGCGGTCTCCCCGATGAGGCCGCGGAACGCATCGTCAGCCATCGGGCGCTCTACTCGGAAGGCTTCTCGAGCGTCGAGGAAGTGATCGTCGTGAGTGATCAGACGGCCACGCACGCGGGCTTCCTGCGTGATCGCGGAGTCGTGCTCCCCCGCTGA